The Argiope bruennichi chromosome 5, qqArgBrue1.1, whole genome shotgun sequence genome segment ACTGGTGCTCTGGAAAaacaaaaatccaatttttaatacaatccataaaagaaattatttgagttgcttttcttaaaatttgttatttataagatGAGGCTTCAAATAAAGCTACATAGATTTGAGGGCATTAAAAGGCAAGTATTTACCACAAagcaaaaacaataaagaaaaccataaatcttgaaatatttttacattaactcAATATTTAATATGTCTGGACAAACTGTAAAACTTAGCTCATGTAAAAATACTATGCAAGTTTCAGACCAACCGAAtggttattaaaagaattatccatctattaaatttatacacatatatctcaaaataacaatcttttattattaaatttttcaacagattttgaatgttttctaaaatttcagggctgagcactttaaaaaaaatgcacaatgtTTGAGATTTCATTTATGCAAGACATTAATTATATGCAATTCCTATCCTCATCAAAATGTTAATAGTGACATACTGCAacttctatcaaaatatttaaaaattgatttttatttaattaaaaaagattatccataatagaaaaggattttttttaaatcattaaattctttAGGAAAAGTATCAGGATGCTTATGGAGTAGCACAATTAAAGTTGATCATTTTTGCTTCTCTATATTtagaacataataaatattataatctattaAAAGCAAGCATTTTAATACAGTACAAAATACATAATACCCAAAACTTTCATTACAACTATTTTATAATGAACTTGAAATGATAGAAGTTTAATTACAAATCTTatgaacttaaaattttactttgagaAGATAATTGACACTTTCTAGTACATATTTATAGGCAAGAAGAATTTCATTTGTTAGATTCCTTCCACATTCAATTTAGTCCCATCCATTTATAAACATgccgtttttaaaattatttccactttCAACACATTAGATATACACAAACAACAGTGTAAAGAACAAATCTTCACTTGTAAAAGCTGTGCATAGATGATTCTACAATTCATATTCTGAATATCCTAAAGTAATCTTttgttttacacatttttgcACATCTATTTCAGATTTACAGAACTTTAATAGGAAATAAATCCACCCATGACTTCTTGGAGTTTCCAAAAgctatttttcttttacagtattttaaataccttaacatttattcaattcaaatgaaagactttaaaatattggtactttttttaaatatctacacATTTCTTCCCTACTTAGAGAAGTAATTATGCTAGGtctcataaaaaattatgtttgttgtCCTAAACTGTATGTTGAACCAATAAAGATACAATGTTAAAAGTTTCAATACTATACTTTATTCTGAATCTATGTTTTTCTAATTCCGAGTTGAAATTTCGGCGACGAGTTGATAAATATCAAGAGAAATGAAACAATGGGCAAGCAACATAAGATAGCAccaaaaaattagcaaaattatgtacttatttgtacaatataaaaagatgaaattaaatttaccgTCCAAGTCCTGCAACACAGTGGACAGCTACACAACTGTCGGGATCTTCTTTAAATCTGTTGCGCAGGAGTTCAAACCAATCATCCACAATTTTTGCTGGTGGAGGAAACCCATCATCAAACGGCCAGTCCTGCATATAGAGGAtttatttgcaatgaaataaaaacttaacatactcaaaaaatataaaatgtgaaaaattaaaaatagactatttagattttagttcacaaaagaaaaattaaacacattCATTCCAATACAATCATATCTAAAatgaaacttatataaaaattatttgtctttagAAAGCTAATGTAAATGTATAAACATGTTAAAAGCAATGGAATACCTATTTTGTCTGCACTACTCCAGTTTAAGCagtgattttttgaaattctcatacattttaaatatttgtaaattaatccaaataaatactaattacaatattacatttattattctactaaaaataataagtagACTTTTTAATTGTGTACTACtgaatattagttaataatttctaCAGCCAGAATTAAAGcgtaaaaaagtttaaaatgtatttaaccaTTTGATGAAACATCCAAGAAAATTTCACTAATCAGCGACACTTCCAACTATCAGAAACTAACCTCttgtttctgtaataaaaaacaattcacaGATCCCCCTCCCCCACATAGCATATAACTAGTAAAACTATATCTACAAGATGGTTTACTAAGTAGAAGAAAAGaccagaattataaattttattttcatcttatatAGTTACAAATTCctcatattctattaaatttactttcaaaataaaattttaaaagtagagataaaaaggactttaaataaagacaattaaaagatagaaaaaaagtcCCTTTCAATAGGCTAGAAAATGGATGAAACGTATTATCTAAATTTCTGAAAGACATTCTAGAAAGGGAATGCACAATTTTTGAACCTAGACCATTTCCAGATAATAAGGAAATCAAAGACTATTTAAACCCTAAAAAACTTCACACGGAAAAGGAAAGGCTTATGCATCAAGATTTTACCAATTCATGCTATAAAAGATATGCATATGATTATATATTACTCAAAACACTTctagattttctttgaaattaaatttgaaatataatgtcaAATGCACTTTTTACTAAAACAGAATATACAAACAATTACAAATTTATGATGGATTAAATGGtaaaattctcttaaatattaGCATTGCAACTAAAAAGGTAAGAAATATACGCCAGATTTATAAAggaaaaccaatttaaaattcaacttaccCACACTTTAATTCCTTCTTTCTCCAGCAACTCAGTACTGTAGGTTGCTTCACAAACTCGCACAACATCTTTCACATTCCTCTTTTTCAGTTcctatataaatcaatttaatcagctttaaaaattatactacacACATGATATATTAAcaacacataaaaaatatactgTTCACAGTATGAATCATGATTTATGAACTTTAACTGATTGTCTAAATATAAGATTAGCAGAAAAGCCAGCAATGTTTCTCTAGATGATATTAATCTAGGCTGGTTGTTAATACTTTACACagttaagcataattttaaattctgcagCTCTAAACTGAATTAGAACAATAGGAATAGCAGACGAATAATTTTAGTGAACAACCTAAAAAATTATTCCCAAAATTTTAAGCTTGTAGTCTAAGTactcaaatataatatattggcATAGGAATACGCAATAAAAATTATaccataaaaaatgctttaaaaatgtatgctCACCTCAATTAAGGCAGGAATGGATGAGTCAGTTGGCCGATCCATTATCAAGAAATTCATGGTTTTGTAAGTAATTTCGGATGGTCCGGGTCGCATGGATTTTTGCTTCATACTGGTCATTCCttgtgttctttttttaatactagaaATTTAGAAAACTCAGTAACCTTTAAAATGTACgacttaaaaaatttgtttgtctTTTACAAAGTTATAGCAGCAACTTTCCACTGCGAAAAATTTTTGTTCAAGCTATACCTAACGTAAAAATTGCAATAGATGTGGACGTCGCTTAACCCATATGGTAGATGAAATCTGGAAGAgtgataaaaacaatatatacacTTAATTCCTTCACTAGTGTGGATAATGCTTATTTGTGCTGGGCACGGCAATATTCCTCACTCCCTACCAGCACTTCCATCAATAAGAAAGGATGAATTGGAATAACCTGCAAacaagaacaaataattttagtttacgAGATCATTCAAactaaacatttttctatttctagaaataaaattcttaaaacttgatcaaatttcaatacattaaaataatacattagttAGATAAAACAACTAATTTACACAAAAAGGAATatgaaaaatcgaataaaatattcatattcagtaacaaaacattttagctttaaaagttattattcagTTCATGGCTTTTCCTGAActtaataaaactgcttttaataattttttttaaaactgttacaGAATATTATTAGTTGAATGAggtaattgatattaataaactTGATGACCTTCAAACTCTTTTCATAAATATACAGcttatagtatttaaatttatacatagtTTATCAAAATATCTAGCAGATCTCAATCTCAGCAAGTTAGAATTTAAGCACAATTTTATATACTTCCAATGgtgatatattttttacataagttacgatttaacaaattcaaatacaaaacatATTGCCAATGTATTATTATGTAACATCTAAGGTTACGACTTTTTTCACTGATAGATATTATACAACAAAAGATATTTCTAGACTAAATGCAGTTATTAttacaattcatttatatttggtaCTCGGTTTATACTAATAGCACATCTGCACAGAAACTCAAGgattttcaatcataaaataagaaaataaacaaaagagaaataaaacaaaattaagttttGTTCTACACTAAATCTCGCACATATCgctctattcttttttttttttttttttaattgtattgtgGTTTAAGCAATTTAAGAGCATAGCTTGTAAACAGATCTTGT includes the following:
- the LOC129969448 gene encoding protein tyrosine phosphatase type IVA 1-like, producing MTSMKQKSMRPGPSEITYKTMNFLIMDRPTDSSIPALIEELKKRNVKDVVRVCEATYSTELLEKEGIKVWDWPFDDGFPPPAKIVDDWFELLRNRFKEDPDSCVAVHCVAGLGRAPVLVALALIELGMKYEDAVELIRQKRRGAINAKQLQYLEKYRPKSRLKLRNGHKQCVIQ